In a genomic window of Deltaproteobacteria bacterium:
- a CDS encoding dihydroxy-acid dehydratase: protein MDEEKGCPDFEKFSRSTPFLCNVQPSGVHPVKRLDDAGGIPAVMKELSPLLNLNTLTITGKTLRENLQSARVLDREVIRPLGDPVHAEGGMAILRGSLAPQSAIVKHVAVLPEMMVHQGPARVFDSEETAGEAILQGKIFPGDVIVVRYAGPKGGPGMPCLYGSLWLLKSKGLETSVALITDGRLSGTIRGAAIGHVSPEAVEGGPIALLRDGDLIRIDIPQRKLDLLLAEEELKVRRSQWVPPRPKKEKGFMALYTKIVSSAHEGAYLKA from the coding sequence ATAGATGAAGAAAAGGGATGCCCAGATTTTGAAAAGTTTAGCCGATCTACTCCTTTCCTCTGCAATGTCCAACCCAGCGGCGTTCATCCCGTGAAACGCCTGGACGATGCGGGTGGAATCCCTGCCGTGATGAAAGAACTTTCTCCCCTGTTAAACCTGAACACGCTAACCATCACGGGGAAGACCTTGCGGGAAAATTTGCAATCGGCGCGAGTTTTAGATCGGGAAGTGATTCGGCCCCTTGGGGACCCTGTGCATGCTGAGGGGGGAATGGCCATTCTCCGGGGCAGCTTGGCTCCCCAGAGCGCTATCGTCAAGCATGTGGCTGTATTGCCGGAGATGATGGTTCATCAGGGTCCAGCCCGGGTCTTCGATTCCGAGGAGACGGCCGGCGAAGCCATTCTTCAGGGTAAAATCTTCCCGGGGGATGTGATTGTCGTTCGCTACGCCGGCCCCAAAGGCGGGCCAGGAATGCCCTGCCTTTACGGGTCCCTGTGGCTGCTCAAGAGCAAGGGGTTGGAGACAAGCGTGGCCCTGATTACGGACGGGAGGCTTTCGGGGACGATCCGGGGAGCAGCGATTGGCCATGTTTCTCCTGAAGCTGTGGAAGGAGGTCCAATCGCTCTGTTGCGGGACGGAGATTTGATCCGGATTGATATTCCCCAGCGGAAGTTAGATCTCCTCCTTGCGGAGGAAGAATTAAAAGTTAGGCGGAGTCAATGGGTTCCACCCAGGCCGAAAAAAGAAAAGGGATTCATGGCGCTATATACCAAGATCGTATCTTCAGCCCATGAAGGAGCCTATTTAAAAGCATAG
- a CDS encoding xanthine dehydrogenase family protein molybdopterin-binding subunit has protein sequence MEKIPIMSNKERKLESIGQSPVRLDAREKVTGRTLYAVDLKMAGMLYAKVLRSPHPHARILHIDATKARSLPGVVAVVTGKDFPGSLGATVQDQSFLAGDKVRFVGDAVAAVAAVNLDTAEEALSLIHVEYELLPALFDPVEAMKSREVLIHENLSQYAVAPGIFPVPGTNICNHFKLRKGDPERGFKESDLVLEDTYRSHMVQHAHLETHAAIAQVDSSGKILIWSNTQTPYFNRKALAKSLNLPLNQVRVMVTTLGGGFGGKSYLKAEPICVALALKSKGRPVKLVFTREEEFGVAPVRHPTIIRCKTGMKKDGTWLAQETELIFDTGAYADIGPRVCRNAGFSAAGPYQVPNVRIDSYCVYTNHPIGGAFRGFGIPQVSWAIESHLDVMAEKLGLDPVEVRLKNAVEEGSLSVTGQVLHSVGLKETLRQAAEKIGWRKASGPYRGKGIACMHKSTVTPSSSAAFVKLNEDASVTLLCSAVEMGQGSSTILAQIASEELGIPVEKISMVRPDTDVTPYDMASVSSRSTFFVGNAVRRAAADAREQLLQIAAEILEANPQDLVIEAGKVMVRGVPEKAIPIAELPLGEAFYVGAKGRGRGRPVLGRGSFTVEDATPLDRETGQGKNPSAFWMYATQAAEVEVDPRSGRVKVLRISSAHDVGKSIHPVAIEGQIQGALVMGVGTALWEEMELEKGRVKNPSFAEYKLPSALDAPEMIPIIVEELHAQGPYGAKGLGEPALAPTAAAIANAIYAAVGVRVKDLPITPEKILEGLRKKENR, from the coding sequence ATGGAGAAGATCCCCATCATGAGCAATAAAGAGAGAAAATTAGAATCGATTGGACAATCCCCCGTCCGGCTGGATGCCCGGGAGAAGGTGACCGGCAGGACTCTATATGCCGTGGATTTGAAAATGGCCGGAATGCTTTACGCCAAGGTGTTGCGCAGCCCCCATCCTCATGCCCGCATCCTGCACATCGATGCGACCAAAGCCCGGAGCCTGCCGGGCGTTGTAGCCGTGGTGACCGGGAAGGATTTTCCCGGCTCCTTGGGAGCCACGGTGCAGGACCAGAGTTTTCTGGCCGGGGATAAGGTGCGTTTCGTGGGGGATGCGGTGGCCGCCGTTGCTGCTGTCAATCTGGATACGGCAGAAGAGGCTCTCTCGTTGATCCACGTGGAATACGAACTGTTACCCGCGCTCTTCGACCCCGTGGAAGCCATGAAATCGAGGGAGGTCTTGATTCATGAAAATCTCTCTCAATATGCTGTGGCTCCAGGAATTTTCCCCGTTCCCGGGACCAATATCTGCAACCACTTCAAGTTGCGCAAGGGGGACCCGGAGCGAGGCTTTAAGGAATCCGATCTCGTGCTGGAAGATACCTACAGGTCTCACATGGTGCAGCATGCCCACTTGGAAACGCACGCTGCCATCGCCCAGGTGGATTCTTCCGGAAAGATTCTGATTTGGTCGAACACGCAGACCCCCTATTTTAACCGCAAAGCTCTGGCCAAAAGTCTGAACCTTCCTTTGAACCAAGTTCGAGTCATGGTCACCACCCTCGGCGGCGGATTTGGAGGGAAAAGTTATCTAAAAGCCGAGCCCATCTGCGTGGCCTTGGCTCTGAAGAGCAAGGGTCGACCGGTGAAATTGGTTTTCACCCGGGAGGAGGAATTTGGAGTGGCGCCGGTGCGCCATCCCACCATCATCCGCTGTAAGACGGGGATGAAGAAGGACGGCACCTGGTTGGCTCAGGAGACCGAGCTCATCTTCGATACGGGCGCTTACGCCGACATCGGCCCGCGGGTTTGCCGCAATGCCGGGTTCTCGGCAGCGGGTCCTTATCAGGTTCCCAACGTGCGGATCGATTCTTATTGCGTCTACACCAATCACCCTATCGGCGGGGCTTTTCGTGGTTTTGGAATTCCCCAGGTGTCTTGGGCGATTGAATCCCACCTGGATGTGATGGCCGAGAAGCTGGGCCTCGATCCGGTCGAGGTGCGTTTGAAGAATGCCGTGGAGGAAGGATCGCTCTCAGTGACCGGCCAGGTGCTCCATAGCGTGGGGTTGAAGGAGACCCTCCGCCAGGCTGCGGAGAAGATCGGTTGGAGGAAAGCTTCGGGGCCCTACCGAGGCAAAGGGATTGCCTGTATGCACAAATCTACGGTTACCCCTTCCTCTTCAGCGGCTTTTGTGAAACTGAACGAGGATGCTTCCGTCACCTTGTTGTGCAGTGCGGTAGAGATGGGGCAGGGGTCCTCAACGATCCTCGCCCAGATTGCCTCGGAAGAGTTGGGCATTCCGGTGGAAAAGATCTCAATGGTCCGTCCGGATACCGATGTGACGCCCTACGACATGGCCTCGGTCTCCAGCCGTTCTACTTTTTTTGTAGGGAATGCCGTTCGCCGGGCGGCAGCCGATGCCCGGGAGCAGCTTCTCCAAATCGCCGCCGAGATCCTGGAAGCGAATCCCCAAGACCTGGTGATCGAGGCGGGCAAGGTCATGGTTCGCGGCGTACCCGAAAAAGCCATCCCCATTGCCGAACTCCCCCTGGGAGAGGCCTTCTATGTGGGCGCCAAGGGTCGAGGAAGGGGCAGGCCAGTTCTGGGCCGCGGGTCTTTCACGGTGGAGGATGCAACTCCCCTGGACCGGGAGACAGGCCAGGGGAAGAACCCCAGTGCCTTCTGGATGTATGCCACCCAGGCGGCGGAAGTTGAGGTAGACCCGCGCTCAGGTCGGGTAAAGGTTTTGCGGATTTCCTCAGCCCATGACGTGGGAAAATCGATCCATCCCGTAGCGATTGAGGGACAGATCCAGGGCGCCCTGGTCATGGGGGTGGGGACGGCCCTTTGGGAAGAGATGGAATTAGAAAAGGGGAGAGTGAAGAACCCTAGCTTTGCCGAATATAAACTCCCTTCAGCCCTGGATGCCCCGGAGATGATTCCCATCATCGTGGAAGAACTTCATGCGCAAGGCCCTTATGGGGCTAAAGGATTGGGAGAACCGGCCCTCGCCCCAACGGCGGCGGCCATCGCCAACGCGATCTATGCCGCCGTAGGAGTTAGGGTCAAAGATCTCCCCATAACTCCAGAGAAGATTCTTGAGGGGCTGAGGAAGAAGGAAAATAGATGA
- a CDS encoding xanthine dehydrogenase family protein subunit M has protein sequence MGIKPFAYFEPATLEEVLDLLHQYGERAKVLAGGTDLVVQMKQKKVTPEVVISLGRLQELNFIKVDSEIRMGPLTPLSRIATHPAFSGRLALLREAALAVADVQIRNVATLGGNIANASPSADMPPALLTLGAKVKLRKKGRERVVGLDEFCVGPFCTHREGEELIVGIAVSPIPQGSGAYVWVPKRTAVDETLVGVSVWLLGDPVQKTCLGAAVALSSVAPVPLRCKKTESFLQGKILNRETFRQAGEVAAAEASPRSRADYRRTLVSILTEEALEEAWRRSPS, from the coding sequence GTGGGGATTAAACCTTTCGCTTACTTTGAACCTGCAACCCTGGAAGAAGTCCTGGATCTCCTCCACCAATATGGGGAGCGAGCCAAGGTTTTGGCTGGAGGTACAGACTTGGTCGTCCAGATGAAACAGAAAAAGGTAACCCCTGAAGTGGTCATCAGCCTGGGCCGGCTTCAGGAGCTGAATTTCATCAAAGTCGATTCGGAGATCCGGATGGGCCCTCTGACCCCGTTGAGCCGGATCGCCACGCACCCTGCCTTCTCCGGTCGGCTTGCCCTCTTGCGTGAAGCAGCCCTGGCGGTGGCGGACGTACAAATCCGGAATGTAGCCACGCTGGGGGGAAATATTGCCAATGCCTCCCCTTCGGCCGATATGCCTCCTGCCCTCCTGACCCTGGGAGCGAAAGTGAAGCTGCGAAAGAAAGGCCGGGAGAGGGTTGTGGGGCTGGATGAATTCTGCGTGGGTCCTTTTTGCACCCATCGGGAGGGAGAGGAACTGATCGTGGGGATCGCGGTCTCTCCCATTCCCCAAGGAAGCGGGGCCTATGTCTGGGTGCCCAAGCGCACGGCGGTGGATGAAACCCTGGTGGGAGTAAGCGTTTGGCTTCTTGGGGACCCGGTTCAGAAAACATGTTTGGGCGCAGCGGTGGCTCTGAGTTCAGTGGCCCCCGTTCCCCTCCGATGTAAAAAGACCGAATCCTTTCTCCAAGGAAAAATTTTAAATCGGGAAACCTTCCGCCAGGCCGGAGAGGTCGCCGCCGCAGAGGCGTCTCCCAGGTCCCGGGCTGATTATCGGAGAACCCTTGTTTCCATCCTCACGGAAGAAGCCTTGGAGGAAGCATGGAGAAGATCCCCATCATGA